The Candidatus Accumulibacter similis genome has a segment encoding these proteins:
- a CDS encoding cobyric acid synthase, whose product MVQGCTSDAGKSVLVTALCRVLHRRGVRVAPFKPQNMALNSAVTVDGGEIGRAQALQALAAGVPAHTDFNPVLLKPATDRRAQVIVHGKAMRDLDARDYHAYKPLAMQAVLASWQRLCRQYECLLVEGAGSPAEINLRDRDIANMGFAEAVDCPVILIADIDRGGVFAHLCGTLDLLSESEQARVKGFVINRFRGDIGLLESGLRWLERRTGKPVLGVLPYLHGLYLDAEDAVPRLAERKVAPALRVIAPAYPRISNHNDLDPLRFHPEVDFRFVAANERPPPCDLIVLPGSKAVQSDLAWLRAQGWEEAVRRHLRYGGKVIGICGGLQMLGRQLHDPLGLEGPAGSTPGLGWLQYETTLAAEKTLENVSGSLLLPGSGSPPLSGYRIHMGVTSGEALQRPATMLDGRPDGALSEDGQVLGTYCHGLFDSPSALAALLAWSGHRPAQQFDARQRRESDIERLADAVEQNIDLQRLAEWLPL is encoded by the coding sequence ATGGTGCAGGGATGCACTTCCGACGCCGGCAAGAGCGTCCTGGTGACGGCGCTCTGCCGCGTCCTCCACCGCCGTGGCGTCCGCGTCGCACCCTTCAAGCCTCAGAACATGGCGCTCAACTCGGCCGTGACCGTAGATGGCGGCGAGATCGGCCGCGCGCAGGCGCTGCAGGCGCTCGCCGCCGGGGTGCCGGCGCACACCGACTTCAACCCGGTGCTGCTCAAGCCGGCGACCGACAGGCGGGCGCAGGTGATCGTTCACGGCAAGGCCATGCGCGACCTCGATGCACGCGACTACCACGCCTACAAGCCGCTGGCGATGCAGGCCGTTCTCGCGTCCTGGCAACGCCTGTGTCGGCAGTACGAGTGCCTGCTGGTCGAGGGTGCTGGCAGCCCAGCGGAAATCAATCTGCGCGATCGCGACATCGCCAACATGGGCTTCGCCGAAGCGGTCGACTGCCCGGTGATCCTGATCGCCGACATCGACCGCGGCGGCGTCTTTGCCCACCTATGCGGAACGCTCGACCTGCTCTCCGAGTCCGAGCAGGCGCGCGTCAAGGGCTTTGTCATCAACCGCTTCCGCGGCGACATCGGCCTCCTCGAGAGCGGCCTGCGCTGGCTCGAACGGCGCACCGGCAAGCCGGTGCTCGGTGTTCTGCCCTATCTCCACGGCCTCTATCTCGACGCCGAGGATGCCGTGCCGCGCCTAGCCGAACGCAAGGTTGCGCCCGCGCTACGCGTCATCGCGCCGGCCTACCCGCGGATCTCGAACCACAACGATCTCGACCCGCTGCGCTTTCACCCGGAGGTCGATTTCCGCTTCGTCGCGGCGAACGAGCGGCCGCCACCCTGTGACCTGATCGTCCTGCCCGGATCGAAGGCGGTGCAGTCCGACCTCGCCTGGCTGCGCGCCCAAGGCTGGGAAGAGGCGGTTCGCCGGCACCTGCGCTACGGCGGCAAGGTCATTGGCATCTGTGGCGGCCTGCAGATGCTCGGCCGCCAACTGCACGACCCACTTGGGCTCGAGGGCCCAGCCGGCAGCACTCCGGGGCTTGGCTGGCTGCAATACGAGACGACGCTGGCCGCCGAGAAGACGCTCGAGAATGTCAGCGGCAGTCTTCTGCTGCCCGGTTCCGGCTCGCCGCCGTTGAGCGGATATCGCATCCACATGGGGGTCACCAGCGGCGAGGCCCTGCAACGCCCGGCGACGATGCTCGACGGCCGCCCTGACGGCGCGCTGTCGGAAGACGGCCAAGTGCTCGGCACCTACTGCCACGGCCTCTTCGACTCGCCGTCAGCCCTGGCTGCGCTGCTCGCCTGGTCGGGCCATCGACCGGCACAGCAATTCGACGCGCGACAGCGGCGGGAGAGCGACATCGAGCGGCTCGCCGACGCCGTCGAGCAGAACATCGATCTGCAGCGCCTGGCCGAATGGCTGCCGCTCTAG
- a CDS encoding MBL fold metallo-hydrolase, producing MRFASLGSGSQGNALIVEAGGTRLLLDCGFSSREVTARLARVGIDPGGLAAILVTHEHADHVGGVFAFARRHQLAVYLTHGTHRAAARGRAALPDCRLIDGHTVFAIDGIEVRPYPVPHDAREPVQYAFSDGDRCLGVLTDSGSITSHIVDVLRLCDGLVLECNHDQELLAASRYPAQLKRRIGGRFGHLENGQAAALLRQVDTRRLQHVVAAHLSQENNRPHLAARALALALDCAEEWIGVADQESGFGWRQLG from the coding sequence ATCCGTTTCGCCTCGCTCGGCAGCGGCAGTCAGGGTAACGCGCTGATTGTCGAGGCGGGCGGAACCAGGCTGCTGCTCGACTGCGGCTTTTCAAGCCGCGAGGTGACGGCACGCCTGGCGCGCGTCGGCATCGATCCCGGCGGACTGGCGGCGATCCTGGTGACCCACGAACATGCCGACCACGTTGGCGGCGTCTTCGCTTTTGCACGCCGCCACCAGTTGGCCGTCTATCTGACCCACGGCACGCACAGGGCGGCCGCGCGCGGCAGGGCCGCCTTGCCCGATTGCCGCCTGATCGACGGACATACGGTCTTTGCCATCGACGGCATCGAGGTTCGCCCCTATCCGGTACCGCACGACGCCCGCGAGCCGGTGCAGTACGCTTTCAGCGATGGCGATCGCTGTCTTGGCGTGCTCACCGACAGCGGTTCGATCACCTCGCATATCGTCGACGTGCTGCGTCTCTGCGACGGACTCGTTCTGGAGTGCAATCATGACCAGGAATTGCTCGCGGCGTCGCGCTATCCGGCACAGCTCAAGCGACGTATCGGCGGGCGCTTTGGCCATCTGGAGAACGGGCAGGCGGCGGCGCTGTTGCGGCAGGTCGACACGCGCCGCCTGCAGCATGTGGTTGCTGCCCACTTGAGCCAGGAGAACAACCGGCCGCATCTGGCGGCGCGTGCGCTGGCGCTGGCGCTCGATTGCGCTGAGGAGTGGATCGGTGTCGCCGATCAGGAGAGTGGTTTCGGCTGGCGCCAACTGGGCTGA
- a CDS encoding nucleoside:proton symporter, with amino-acid sequence MLQAAIGYLLLLVLAWVLSRQRSAVQWRTVCGGILLQGLLALLIFRLPGARAFFAACNDALLAVAAATRAGTALVFGFIGGAPLPYDEIAPGSSFVLAFQALPVVLVMSALSALLYHWRVLPLLVRSFSLLLEKTLGVGGAVGMSSAANVFVGMIEAPLLIRPYLAAVSRGELFIIMSSGMAGVAGTVMALYAGILGPVVPDALGHILAASFISAPAAIVFAVILVPPAGSPSGRHLALPPTDSSSMEAITRGTGEGARLLIDIAAMLIVLVALVSLANQLLGMLPSVAGAAVSLQRLLGWVMAPLAWMAGVPWSEAAVAGELLGTKTVLNELLAYLDLARLPPESLSARSRIIMTYALCGFANLGSLGILLGGMSSMVPERRAEIVQLGPWTLLSGTLATLSCGSIVAMLL; translated from the coding sequence CTGCTGCAGGCCGCCATCGGTTACCTGTTGCTGCTCGTCCTGGCCTGGGTGCTGTCGCGACAGCGGTCAGCGGTCCAGTGGCGCACCGTATGCGGCGGAATCCTGTTGCAGGGGCTGCTGGCGCTGCTGATCTTTCGCCTGCCGGGGGCGCGCGCTTTCTTTGCGGCTTGTAACGATGCCCTGCTGGCGGTCGCCGCGGCGACGCGCGCGGGCACGGCGCTGGTCTTCGGTTTCATTGGCGGAGCACCGTTGCCATACGATGAGATCGCTCCGGGGAGCAGCTTCGTCCTTGCGTTTCAGGCCTTGCCGGTGGTGCTGGTGATGAGTGCCCTGTCGGCGCTGCTCTACCACTGGCGTGTGCTGCCCCTGCTGGTGCGCAGCTTTTCACTGCTGCTCGAGAAGACCCTCGGTGTCGGCGGTGCGGTCGGCATGTCCAGCGCGGCGAATGTCTTCGTCGGCATGATCGAGGCACCACTGTTGATCCGGCCCTACCTGGCAGCGGTCAGTCGCGGCGAATTGTTCATCATCATGAGCAGCGGCATGGCTGGTGTCGCGGGTACGGTGATGGCGCTCTACGCCGGCATCCTGGGGCCGGTTGTCCCGGATGCGCTGGGCCACATCCTGGCCGCCTCGTTCATCAGCGCTCCTGCCGCAATCGTCTTTGCGGTCATCCTCGTGCCGCCGGCAGGGTCTCCCAGCGGACGCCATCTGGCGCTGCCGCCGACCGACAGCAGCAGCATGGAGGCGATCACCCGCGGTACGGGCGAAGGGGCGAGGCTGCTGATCGACATCGCCGCCATGCTGATCGTTCTGGTGGCTCTGGTGAGCCTGGCCAATCAGCTTCTGGGCATGCTGCCGAGCGTCGCCGGTGCAGCCGTCTCGCTGCAGCGTCTGCTTGGCTGGGTGATGGCACCGCTCGCCTGGATGGCCGGCGTCCCTTGGTCGGAGGCGGCGGTTGCCGGGGAACTGCTGGGGACAAAGACGGTGCTGAACGAACTGCTCGCCTATCTTGACCTGGCACGCCTGCCGCCGGAGTCCTTGTCGGCACGCAGCCGGATCATCATGACCTACGCCCTGTGTGGCTTCGCCAATCTTGGCAGTCTGGGGATTCTCCTCGGCGGCATGTCGTCGATGGTGCCCGAGCGACGCGCCGAGATCGTCCAGCTTGGCCCTTGGACGCTGCTTTCGGGCACCCTGGCGACGCTTTCCTGCGGCAGCATCGTCGCCATGCTGCTGTGA
- a CDS encoding DUF58 domain-containing protein, whose protein sequence is MRRLPSPHQWFFGRRRDQQWPLVLGQRRIFIVPTAAGMLFALVLLVMLIGAINYDLSLGHALIFLLAGLGLVAMVHSFHNLFGLRLTPGRADAAFVGDLARFPLQLENPRRRQRRALELSFSGQPVVAVDLPAEGGVTIALPCRAQRRGRLDPGRVTLATRYPLGLFRAWSYIHPSWSCIVYPKPLRTPLPPTSPAITADHRQGDSGQEDFAGLRPRQLSDPTRHIAWKAVARRSDEQALLVKQFAGGASDELWLDWSLTPPDRDSEERLSILAGWIMLADEGQACYGLRLPGQQVAPATGSAQRASCLQALALYEPGEIGDAV, encoded by the coding sequence ATGCGCCGGCTGCCGAGCCCGCACCAATGGTTCTTCGGCCGCCGTCGCGACCAGCAATGGCCGCTCGTCCTCGGCCAGCGGCGCATCTTCATCGTCCCGACGGCGGCCGGGATGCTCTTCGCGCTGGTCCTGCTGGTGATGCTGATCGGTGCCATCAACTACGACCTCAGCCTCGGACATGCACTGATCTTTCTCCTCGCCGGCCTCGGTCTGGTGGCGATGGTACACAGCTTTCACAACCTCTTTGGGCTGCGCCTGACGCCCGGACGTGCCGATGCCGCTTTCGTTGGCGATCTGGCGCGCTTTCCGCTGCAACTCGAGAACCCGCGCCGGCGGCAGCGGCGGGCCCTCGAACTGTCGTTCAGCGGGCAGCCGGTGGTGGCCGTCGATCTGCCGGCCGAAGGCGGCGTGACGATTGCCCTGCCCTGCCGGGCACAACGTCGTGGCCGACTCGATCCCGGCCGCGTGACGCTCGCCACCCGTTACCCGCTCGGACTGTTCCGTGCCTGGAGCTACATCCATCCGTCCTGGTCGTGCATCGTCTATCCGAAACCGCTGCGCACGCCCCTGCCACCGACTTCGCCGGCCATCACCGCCGACCATCGCCAGGGAGACAGCGGCCAGGAGGACTTCGCCGGCCTTCGCCCGCGCCAGCTCAGCGACCCGACCCGACACATTGCCTGGAAGGCGGTTGCCCGCCGCTCCGACGAACAGGCGCTGCTGGTCAAGCAGTTCGCCGGTGGTGCGAGCGACGAGCTGTGGCTGGACTGGTCGCTGACGCCACCCGACCGCGACAGCGAGGAGCGGCTGTCGATCCTCGCCGGCTGGATCATGCTCGCTGACGAGGGACAGGCCTGCTATGGACTGCGGCTGCCGGGACAGCAGGTTGCGCCTGCCACCGGCAGTGCCCAAAGGGCAAGCTGCCTGCAGGCACTCGCCCTGTACGAGCCGGGAGAGATCGGCGATGCGGTCTAG
- the cobU gene encoding bifunctional adenosylcobinamide kinase/adenosylcobinamide-phosphate guanylyltransferase, protein MRELILGGARSGKSLLAERRAGECGLQVVYVATALALDAEMSRRIEHHKARRSPEWGLVVEPLDLAVALRRHAAPGVCLLVDCLTLWLSNLLFAGDAAGQAEAGEAIRCQRLAGATQALVELLPELPGRIILVSNEVGCGVVPMVPVSRLFADEQGRLNQRVAAVCERVTLVAAGLPLTLK, encoded by the coding sequence ATGCGAGAACTGATCCTGGGTGGCGCCCGTTCGGGCAAGAGTCTGCTGGCCGAGCGGCGGGCAGGCGAGTGCGGTCTGCAGGTGGTCTATGTCGCGACGGCACTGGCGCTCGACGCCGAGATGTCCCGCCGCATCGAGCACCACAAGGCGCGACGCAGTCCGGAGTGGGGACTGGTCGTGGAGCCGCTCGACCTGGCGGTGGCGCTGCGGCGGCATGCGGCGCCGGGGGTCTGCCTGCTGGTCGACTGCCTGACGCTGTGGTTGTCGAACCTGCTGTTTGCCGGTGATGCAGCGGGCCAGGCCGAAGCTGGCGAGGCCATACGCTGCCAGCGTCTTGCTGGCGCGACGCAGGCTCTGGTCGAACTGCTGCCGGAGTTGCCGGGGCGGATCATCCTGGTTTCCAACGAGGTCGGCTGCGGCGTCGTGCCGATGGTGCCCGTGTCGCGGCTGTTCGCCGACGAGCAGGGCCGCCTGAACCAGCGCGTGGCGGCGGTCTGCGAGCGGGTGACGCTGGTTGCCGCGGGTCTGCCGCTGACGCTCAAGTAG
- a CDS encoding universal stress protein, with protein sequence MYKRIMVAVDQSFMTSQVMRAAIALARASDARLAICHAVDETLLAQREVAMMLPNSVGKTEARMRLGAQGFLAGLQEEARAAGIDAETRLVESEEKHVSDMLIEASGEWQADLLVVGTHGRRGIERFFVGSVAERLVRKGQTSLLLVRGEDPEA encoded by the coding sequence ATGTACAAGAGAATCATGGTAGCCGTTGACCAGAGTTTCATGACCAGCCAAGTCATGCGGGCGGCGATCGCGCTGGCGCGGGCGAGCGACGCACGGCTGGCGATCTGCCATGCGGTCGACGAGACCCTGCTGGCGCAGCGCGAGGTGGCGATGATGTTGCCCAACAGTGTCGGCAAGACCGAGGCGCGCATGCGTCTCGGCGCCCAGGGCTTCCTGGCTGGCCTGCAGGAGGAGGCCCGTGCCGCCGGCATCGACGCCGAGACCAGGCTCGTCGAGTCGGAGGAGAAGCACGTTTCCGACATGCTGATCGAAGCGTCGGGAGAGTGGCAGGCGGACCTGCTGGTCGTCGGCACGCACGGGCGGCGGGGGATCGAGCGTTTCTTTGTCGGCAGTGTCGCCGAGCGGCTGGTGCGCAAGGGACAGACCTCCCTGCTGCTGGTGCGCGGCGAGGATCCGGAGGCCTAG
- the bamC gene encoding outer membrane protein assembly factor BamC — protein MGPVATRLQIVALLLLAGCTGSLLEPKRIEYKTAGSSSVPPLEIPPDLTSPTRDDRYAVPDVAGKGTATYSQYAAERSPQARAQQKSEVLPEVDQGRIERSGTQRWLVAVGTPDKLWGTVKEFWQESGFLIKLDLPDAGVMETDWAENRAKIPQDFIRNVLGKVIDSLYSTAERDKFRTRMEPGSTPGTTDIFISHRGMYEIFVSEGKDQTKWQPRPADPELEAEMLRRLMIHLGSEEKRASAALKAAQEKPFERARLTRGADGAGALEVEESFDRAWRRVGLALDRVAFTVEDRDRARGLYFVRYVDPETDNEKKEEGFLSKLNPFKGSSAAKPQTQYRILVRATSSTRSTVQVVLSEGSVDQSETAKKILNLLYDQLK, from the coding sequence ATGGGTCCTGTCGCCACGCGCCTGCAGATCGTCGCACTGCTGCTGCTCGCCGGCTGCACCGGTTCGCTCCTCGAACCGAAGAGAATCGAATACAAGACCGCCGGGTCGAGCAGCGTGCCGCCCCTCGAGATCCCGCCAGACCTCACCTCGCCGACGCGCGACGACCGTTATGCGGTTCCTGATGTCGCTGGCAAGGGTACCGCGACCTACTCGCAGTACGCCGCCGAGCGCTCGCCGCAGGCGCGGGCGCAGCAGAAGAGCGAGGTCTTGCCGGAGGTCGACCAGGGGCGCATCGAACGTTCAGGGACGCAGCGCTGGCTGGTCGCGGTGGGGACTCCGGACAAGCTCTGGGGGACGGTCAAGGAGTTCTGGCAGGAATCCGGCTTCCTGATCAAGCTCGATCTGCCCGATGCCGGTGTGATGGAGACGGACTGGGCGGAGAACCGCGCCAAGATCCCGCAGGACTTCATTCGCAACGTCCTCGGCAAGGTGATCGATTCGCTTTACTCCACAGCCGAACGGGACAAGTTCCGCACGCGCATGGAGCCGGGCAGCACGCCGGGGACGACCGACATCTTCATCAGTCACCGCGGCATGTACGAGATTTTCGTCTCCGAAGGCAAGGACCAGACGAAGTGGCAACCGCGTCCGGCGGATCCCGAACTCGAAGCCGAAATGCTGCGCCGCCTGATGATTCATCTGGGCAGTGAAGAGAAGCGCGCGAGCGCGGCGCTCAAGGCGGCGCAGGAGAAGCCTTTTGAACGGGCGCGGCTGACGCGCGGTGCCGATGGTGCCGGCGCCCTGGAAGTCGAGGAATCCTTCGACCGTGCCTGGCGGCGGGTGGGCCTGGCTCTCGACCGTGTTGCCTTCACCGTCGAGGATCGCGACCGGGCACGCGGGCTGTATTTCGTTCGCTACGTCGACCCGGAAACCGACAACGAGAAGAAGGAGGAGGGCTTCCTCTCGAAGCTCAATCCCTTCAAGGGAAGTTCTGCTGCCAAGCCACAGACGCAGTACCGCATTCTCGTGCGTGCGACGAGCAGCACCCGGTCGACCGTGCAGGTGGTCCTGTCTGAAGGCAGCGTCGACCAGTCGGAGACGGCGAAGAAGATCCTCAACCTGCTCTACGATCAGTTGAAGTGA
- a CDS encoding AAA family ATPase: MPAANNPSPVSRILAAANSVILGKGNQTRLALCCLLAKGHLLIEDLPGVGKTTLAHTLARLLGLQFARIQFTSDMLPADILGVSIFDRERSGFRFLPGPVFSQVLLADEINRATPRTQSALLEAMEEGQVTTEGETRPLPEPFFVIATQNPSNQIGTFPLPESQLDRFLLRLDLGYPDRDAERALLESGGSREQLPTLAACLADGEFASLQRQAAAVHASAALLDYLQLLIEASRRDQRFVHGLSPRAALALLAAARAWAFTDGREMVLPEDVQAVLPAVARHRLRLVSGSHADAEDIAALMRSVALP; this comes from the coding sequence ATGCCAGCCGCCAACAACCCCTCCCCGGTCAGTCGAATCCTTGCCGCCGCCAACTCGGTCATCCTCGGCAAGGGCAACCAGACCCGACTCGCGCTCTGCTGCCTGCTGGCTAAAGGCCATCTGCTGATCGAGGATCTGCCCGGAGTCGGCAAGACGACACTGGCACATACGCTGGCCCGCCTGCTCGGTCTGCAGTTCGCGCGCATCCAGTTCACCAGCGACATGCTGCCGGCGGACATTCTCGGCGTCTCGATATTCGACCGCGAGCGGAGCGGCTTCAGGTTCCTGCCCGGACCGGTGTTCTCGCAGGTGCTGCTGGCCGACGAGATCAACCGGGCGACGCCACGAACCCAGAGCGCGTTGCTCGAAGCGATGGAAGAGGGACAGGTGACCACCGAAGGCGAAACGCGACCGCTGCCGGAACCATTTTTCGTCATCGCCACGCAGAATCCATCGAATCAGATCGGCACCTTCCCCTTGCCGGAATCGCAGCTCGACCGCTTTCTCCTGCGTCTCGACCTCGGCTACCCGGACCGCGACGCCGAACGCGCATTGCTCGAGAGTGGCGGCAGCCGGGAGCAACTGCCGACGCTTGCAGCCTGCCTTGCCGACGGAGAGTTCGCATCGCTGCAGCGCCAGGCGGCCGCAGTCCACGCGTCGGCGGCGCTGCTCGACTACCTGCAACTGCTGATCGAAGCCAGTCGGCGGGATCAGCGCTTCGTGCACGGCCTGAGCCCGCGCGCTGCCCTCGCCCTGCTCGCCGCCGCCCGTGCCTGGGCATTCACCGACGGCCGCGAGATGGTCCTGCCGGAGGATGTGCAGGCCGTGCTGCCGGCAGTTGCCCGCCACCGCCTGCGCCTCGTCAGCGGCAGCCATGCCGACGCCGAAGACATCGCCGCATTGATGCGATCGGTCGCGCTGCCCTGA
- a CDS encoding histone deacetylase family protein, producing the protein MSVTAFITHRDCHLHDMGSYHPEAPERLSAISDHLIAQGLDAYFTYHDAPLATFQQLKRVHTAAHLERLKRASPDLGIVHLDPDTAMNRHTWQAAMRAAGAGVLAVDLVLSGQAANAFCAVRPPGHHAERASAMGFCFFNNIAVAAAHALAAHNLARVAVIDFDVHHGNGTEDCFRGDQRVLMVSTFQHPFYPYSGTESPAANMVNVPLPRGTDGEEFRRVVSDLWMPRLREFQPEMLFISAGFDAHYEDEMGGLRLLEQDYAWVTGQLKELADDCAHGRIVSILEGGYSLSALARSVAAHIRVLAEL; encoded by the coding sequence GTGAGTGTCACGGCTTTCATCACCCATCGCGATTGCCATCTTCACGACATGGGTTCATACCATCCCGAGGCACCCGAGCGTCTGAGCGCGATCAGTGATCACCTGATCGCGCAGGGCCTGGATGCCTACTTCACGTACCACGACGCGCCGCTGGCCACCTTTCAGCAACTGAAGCGGGTGCACACGGCGGCGCATCTCGAGCGGCTGAAGCGCGCCTCGCCCGATCTCGGGATCGTTCACCTCGACCCCGATACGGCGATGAACCGTCATACCTGGCAGGCGGCGATGCGTGCCGCCGGGGCGGGCGTCCTGGCGGTCGATTTGGTGCTTTCCGGGCAGGCCGCAAACGCCTTCTGCGCCGTGCGACCGCCCGGCCATCACGCCGAACGGGCCTCGGCGATGGGTTTCTGTTTCTTCAACAACATCGCCGTTGCGGCGGCGCACGCACTGGCGGCCCACAACCTGGCGCGTGTTGCCGTGATCGACTTCGACGTCCATCATGGCAACGGCACCGAGGATTGCTTCCGCGGCGACCAGCGGGTCCTGATGGTCAGCACGTTCCAGCATCCCTTCTACCCCTACAGCGGCACCGAGAGCCCGGCGGCAAACATGGTCAACGTACCGCTGCCGCGCGGCACCGACGGTGAGGAATTCCGGCGCGTGGTGAGTGATCTCTGGATGCCGAGACTGCGCGAGTTCCAGCCGGAAATGCTGTTCATCTCAGCCGGCTTCGACGCCCACTACGAGGACGAGATGGGTGGTCTGCGGCTGCTCGAGCAGGACTACGCCTGGGTGACCGGGCAACTCAAGGAACTCGCCGACGACTGTGCGCACGGGCGGATCGTGTCGATACTCGAGGGTGGGTACTCGCTGTCGGCTTTGGCGCGCAGCGTAGCCGCGCATATCCGCGTCCTTGCCGAACTCTGA
- a CDS encoding 4-hydroxy-tetrahydrodipicolinate synthase, which translates to MITGSIVAIVTPMQADGSLDLPALRGLVDFHVQQGTDAIVVVGTTGESPTVNLAEHCELIRVVVEQAAGRLPVIAGTGANSTAEAIELTRFARQAGATAALSVVPYYNKPGQEGLYRHFRAIAEAVDIPVILYNVPGRTVADLGNETALRLAEVPNIVGIKDATGNMDRGIELIVRAPAGFAVYSGDDASACALMLMGAKGDISVVANVAPRLMHEMCSAAVAGNAAEARALNARLIGLHRQLFCEANPIPVKWACHQLGLIGDGLRLPLTPLSTENHARVRAALSQAGVLV; encoded by the coding sequence ATGATTACTGGCTCGATCGTAGCGATTGTCACCCCGATGCAGGCAGACGGCAGCCTCGACCTGCCCGCCCTGCGCGGCCTCGTCGATTTCCACGTGCAGCAGGGCACTGACGCCATCGTCGTCGTCGGCACGACCGGCGAGTCGCCGACGGTCAACCTCGCCGAGCATTGCGAACTGATCCGGGTTGTCGTCGAGCAGGCAGCCGGTCGCCTGCCGGTGATTGCCGGTACGGGCGCCAACTCGACGGCCGAGGCGATCGAGCTGACCCGCTTCGCTCGCCAGGCGGGGGCGACTGCGGCGCTGTCGGTCGTCCCCTATTACAACAAGCCGGGGCAGGAGGGGCTATACCGCCATTTTCGCGCGATCGCCGAGGCGGTCGACATCCCGGTGATCCTCTACAATGTCCCGGGGCGCACGGTCGCCGACCTGGGCAACGAGACGGCACTGCGCTTGGCCGAGGTGCCGAACATCGTCGGCATCAAGGACGCGACCGGCAACATGGACCGCGGCATCGAGTTGATCGTGCGTGCGCCCGCAGGCTTCGCCGTCTATAGCGGTGACGACGCCAGCGCCTGCGCGTTGATGCTGATGGGCGCCAAGGGAGACATTTCGGTGGTTGCCAACGTCGCGCCACGCCTGATGCATGAAATGTGCAGCGCCGCGGTGGCTGGCAATGCGGCCGAGGCGCGGGCGCTGAATGCCCGGCTGATCGGCCTGCATCGGCAACTCTTCTGCGAGGCCAACCCGATCCCGGTCAAGTGGGCGTGTCACCAGTTGGGTCTCATCGGCGACGGACTGCGCCTGCCCCTGACGCCACTGTCAACCGAGAATCACGCCCGCGTCCGCGCCGCGCTGTCGCAGGCCGGCGTGCTCGTCTAG
- the cobT gene encoding nicotinate-nucleotide--dimethylbenzimidazole phosphoribosyltransferase: MNFTIEAITPIPGLQARIDGKTKPPGSLGELERLALQIGMIQQSLTPDLGQPQLLVFAGDHGAALAGVSAYPQEVTWQMVENFLGGGAAINVFARHNGLRLQVVDAGVAHDFGARRGLIDAKIASGTRNYLVQPAMSHAQRDQALARGAAIVDGLADEGCRVIAFGEMGIGNTASAALLTHQLTGTPLTECVGRGTGLDDAGLARKQALLAQAASRANLPPGADALDVLAEFGGFEIAMLSGAMLAAAARRMLLLIDGFIVTAALLVAVRHAAAVRDYCVFCHRSAETGHQAQLRALAAEPLLDLRLRLGEGTGAALAWPLVRAAAAFVNEMASFASAGVSEHL; the protein is encoded by the coding sequence ATGAACTTCACGATCGAAGCGATCACCCCCATCCCCGGGCTGCAGGCGAGGATCGACGGCAAGACCAAGCCGCCGGGATCGCTCGGCGAACTCGAACGTCTGGCACTGCAGATCGGCATGATCCAGCAGTCACTGACGCCGGACCTCGGCCAACCGCAACTGCTGGTGTTCGCCGGCGACCACGGGGCCGCACTTGCCGGCGTCTCCGCCTACCCGCAGGAAGTGACCTGGCAGATGGTTGAGAACTTCCTTGGCGGGGGAGCCGCCATCAACGTCTTCGCGCGCCACAACGGTCTGCGGTTGCAGGTCGTCGACGCCGGCGTGGCGCACGACTTCGGCGCCCGGAGGGGACTGATCGATGCCAAGATCGCCAGCGGTACCCGCAACTATCTTGTGCAGCCAGCAATGAGCCATGCGCAGCGCGACCAGGCACTGGCCCGCGGCGCCGCGATCGTCGATGGACTCGCCGACGAGGGCTGCCGGGTGATCGCTTTCGGCGAAATGGGAATCGGCAATACCGCGTCGGCCGCGCTGCTCACACACCAGCTCACCGGCACGCCACTCACCGAGTGCGTCGGTCGCGGCACCGGCCTCGACGATGCCGGCCTGGCCCGCAAGCAGGCACTGTTGGCGCAGGCGGCGAGCCGGGCCAACCTGCCGCCCGGCGCCGATGCGCTCGACGTGCTGGCCGAGTTCGGCGGTTTCGAAATCGCCATGCTGAGCGGCGCCATGCTTGCAGCGGCTGCCCGCCGCATGTTGCTGCTGATCGACGGCTTCATCGTCACCGCGGCCCTTCTGGTCGCCGTGCGCCACGCAGCGGCCGTTCGCGATTACTGCGTCTTCTGCCATCGCTCTGCCGAAACCGGCCATCAGGCACAGCTGCGCGCCCTCGCCGCCGAGCCACTTCTCGATCTCCGCCTGCGCCTCGGCGAAGGGACCGGCGCCGCGCTGGCTTGGCCACTGGTCCGCGCGGCTGCCGCTTTCGTCAACGAGATGGCGAGCTTTGCCAGCGCCGGCGTCAGCGAACATCTCTGA